The Esox lucius isolate fEsoLuc1 chromosome 5, fEsoLuc1.pri, whole genome shotgun sequence genome includes a region encoding these proteins:
- the josd1 gene encoding LOW QUALITY PROTEIN: josephin-1 (The sequence of the model RefSeq protein was modified relative to this genomic sequence to represent the inferred CDS: inserted 2 bases in 1 codon) — MGSAPCSGKGRGGGGLQDLGCMPWKLSKQKGVLVAAEVGGGTGGGGGGEVGTGXEHDLSTPPASPPPPIYHEKQRRELCALHALNNVFQDGAAFSKETLQDIYQRLSPGTLVTPHKKSMLGNGNYDVNVIMAALQTRGFEAVWWDKRRDVSSIALSNVTGFILNVPSNLRWGLLRLPLKRQHWIGVREVGGVYYNLDSKLRSPHPIGDPDELRKFLRHQLRGKNCELLLVVSEEVEVHQTWRSDSC; from the exons ATGGGGAGTGCTCCATGTTCtgggaaggggagagggggaggggggctgcAAGACCTGGGCTGTATGCCATGGAAGCTGAGCAAGCAGAAAGGGGTATTGGTGGCTGCTGAAGTGGGGGGAGGTACtggtggaggggggggaggagaggttggAACCGG GGAACATGATCTCTCGACCCCTCCAGCCTCGCCGCCACCGCCCATCTACCATGAGAAGCAGCGGCGGGAGCTGTGTGCTTTGCACGCACTCAATAATGTCTTCCAGGACGGTGCAGCGTTTAGCAAGGAAACACTGCAGGACATCTATCAGAG ACTCTCTCCTGGCACTCTGGTAACCCCACACAAGaaaagcatgctgggaaatgGGAACTATGACGTGAATGTCATTATGGCCGCCTTGCAGACCCGAGGTTTTGAGGCTGTCTGGTGGGATAAAAGAAG GGATGTCAGCAGTATTGCTCTGTCCAATGTGACCGGCTTCATCCTGAATGTCCCATCCAACCTGCGCTGGGGTCTGCTGCGTCTGCCGCTCAAACGCCAACACTGGATAGGGGTGCGTGAGGTGGGCGGGGTCTACTACAACCTTGACTCCAAGCTACGCAGCCCACACCCCATCGGAGACCCTGACGAGCTCAG GAAGTTCCTGCGTCACCAGCTGAGAGGGAAGAACTGTGAGCTCCTGTTGGTGGTGTCGGAAGAGGTGGAGGTCCACCAAACATGGAGGTCAGATAGCTGTTGA
- the cbx7b gene encoding chromobox protein homolog 7, with product MELSAIGEQVFAVESIIKKRVRKGNVEYLLKWKGWPPKYSTWEPEEHILDQRLVQAYEEKEQKDRALGYRKRGTKGKRLLVQNTIYTMDLRSAHKTPEKPPARLRLSLTRSLDSEAEDPTYGACRRSVHPRMVHRKNKPRRSQFVCLASPAGSPPPTQDPTHEDWGSREEECDEDMEEEEEAGSQQEEFERDTEICSSILNGQDRAEDWSSVIGSEEVTGSERSDVWSPVIGPGEVTVTDVTINSLTVTFREALVAKGFFRGWGLEF from the exons ATGGAGCTGTCAGCGATTGGTGAACAAGTGTTTGCTGTGGAATCAATAATCAAGAAAAGAGTTAGAAAG GGAAACGTGGAATATCTGTTGAAGTGGAAGGGATGGCCCCCAAA ATACAGTACATGGGAACCAGAGGAGCACATCTTGGACCAGCGGCTGGTGCAGGCATATGAGGAGAA AGAGCAGAAGGACAGAGCTCTAGGGTACCGGAAGAGAGGAACCAAAGGAAAAAGACTATTAGTACAG AATACTATTTACACTATGGATCTCCGGAGCGCACACAAGACTCCAGAGAAGCCTCCAGCACGCCTACGTCTCTCCCTAACCCGCTCGCTGGACTCCGAGGCTGAGGACCCGACCTACGGCGCCTGTAGGCGTAGTGTGCATCCCCGCATGGTTCACCGCAAAAACAAACCCAGGAGGTCACAGTTTGTGTGTCTGGCCTCCCCCGCTGGTTCCCCTCCCCCTACGCAGGACCCCACACACGAGGACTGGGGAAGTAGGGAGGAGGAATGTGACGAGgacatggaggaagaggaggaggcaggAAGTCAACAGGAGGAGTTTGAGCGAGACACAGAGATATGCAGCAGCATTCTCAATG GGCAGGATAGAGCAGAAGATTGGAGTTCTGTGATTGGCTCGGAGGAAGTGACTGGGTCAGAGAGGTCGGACGTTTGGAGCCCAGTGATTGGTCCAGGGGAAGTGACAGTGACTGACGTCACCATCAACTCTCTCACAGTGACTTTCAGAGAAGCCCTGGTGGCCAAAGGCTTCTTCAGAGGCTGGGGCTTAGAgttctga